The Amycolatopsis mongoliensis genome includes a window with the following:
- a CDS encoding rhomboid family intramembrane serine protease: MRTRLGDSKADDAEKTALARGAVRISRQTGRLIRTAPLTCVFLVAFWTIGALTGGLGGPDDELLTRVGAGTDSPLWTVLSSALWAMDLKGYLATTALLLVFGTLAEREFGTLRTAAIFLGSHVVGVFLGLGLVVFGSDLQPTWLDSLRGAVAAGPSIGGAGLVLALTFRMPSLWRRRVRLMTVLSVLVLTLYSGWLEDLLRLSGGVVGLLIGVVFLRGDAAREPRTLAEARVLVGLVVAASALGPVVAMLSPYPNGPLSWYSDVVAVARPAAEDVTSTCASDAVDLCRTMLIQLSYGRFPALVMSLLPALLLLVLAEGLRRGRRFAWWSALTFSVAHAAIVGWFVADAARLPAAGAVEIGFSYGVPILAPLAITAVLLATRRHFTVKLLRHAVTKFWQFTLGSIGLLSALYVFGGFLVRDQFSPEPGFAGLLADLPKRFLPPGYLLGLISTEFKADGFLGTVLFEYTGVVFWLIVLTGLLMASWRAWPSSSEEETAHARDLMRRYGGSSLSYMTTWHGNQYWFTPDGETVIAYRVVATVALVIGDPIGPAPAAAVRGFAEFCQENGWTPCLYSITEDTKDAAVSLGWSAVQVAEDTVVELGTLNFTGKKWQDVRTALNKAAKAGITAEWCTYADAPHAITDQIRAISAEWVADKGLPEMGFTLGGLRELTGDGVRCLLAVDADRTVHGITSWLPVYADGEVVGYTLDFMRRRASGFRGSMEFLIASAALELKTEGIRFLSLSGAPLARLDRGERPRALQRVLDFTGQVLEPVYGFRSLLAFKAKFQPGYRPMYLAYPDPAALPRIANAVGRAYLPQVDLKQGLRLAAKMITRS, from the coding sequence ATGAGGACACGATTGGGTGATTCGAAAGCCGATGACGCCGAGAAGACCGCGCTCGCCCGCGGAGCGGTCCGGATCAGCCGGCAAACCGGCCGCCTGATCCGGACCGCTCCGCTGACGTGCGTGTTCCTCGTCGCGTTCTGGACCATCGGCGCGCTGACGGGTGGGTTGGGCGGACCGGACGACGAGTTGCTCACCCGCGTCGGTGCCGGCACCGACAGTCCGCTGTGGACAGTCCTCTCTTCGGCGCTGTGGGCCATGGACCTGAAGGGCTACCTGGCGACCACTGCGCTACTGCTGGTGTTCGGCACGCTGGCCGAGCGGGAGTTCGGTACCCTGCGCACGGCCGCGATCTTCCTGGGCTCCCACGTCGTGGGCGTCTTCCTGGGGCTGGGACTGGTGGTGTTCGGCAGCGACCTGCAGCCGACCTGGCTCGACTCGCTCCGGGGTGCGGTCGCGGCCGGTCCGTCGATCGGCGGGGCGGGGCTCGTACTGGCGCTGACGTTCCGGATGCCGTCGTTGTGGCGACGCCGCGTGCGGCTCATGACCGTCTTGTCGGTCCTGGTGCTCACGCTGTACTCGGGGTGGCTGGAAGACCTGCTGAGGCTGTCCGGCGGCGTGGTCGGCCTGCTGATCGGCGTGGTGTTCCTCCGGGGCGACGCGGCCCGCGAGCCACGGACCTTGGCGGAAGCCCGCGTTCTCGTCGGGCTCGTGGTGGCGGCCTCGGCGCTCGGGCCGGTGGTGGCGATGCTGTCGCCGTACCCGAACGGTCCGTTGTCGTGGTACTCCGACGTGGTGGCGGTCGCCCGGCCGGCGGCGGAGGACGTGACCTCGACGTGCGCCTCCGACGCGGTGGACCTGTGCCGCACGATGCTGATCCAGTTGTCCTACGGGCGCTTCCCGGCGCTGGTGATGTCGTTGCTCCCGGCACTGCTGCTGCTCGTGCTCGCGGAAGGACTGCGGCGCGGGCGGCGGTTCGCCTGGTGGTCGGCGCTGACGTTCAGCGTGGCGCACGCGGCGATCGTCGGCTGGTTCGTCGCGGACGCCGCACGGCTTCCCGCCGCCGGCGCGGTGGAGATCGGCTTCTCCTACGGAGTGCCCATCCTGGCACCGCTCGCCATCACCGCCGTGTTGCTGGCCACGCGCAGGCACTTCACCGTGAAGCTGCTCCGGCACGCGGTCACGAAATTCTGGCAGTTCACGCTGGGCAGCATCGGGTTGCTTTCGGCGCTGTACGTCTTCGGCGGCTTCCTGGTGCGTGACCAGTTCTCACCGGAACCGGGTTTCGCCGGGCTGCTCGCCGACCTGCCGAAGCGGTTCCTGCCGCCGGGCTACCTGCTCGGGCTGATCTCGACGGAGTTCAAGGCGGACGGGTTCCTCGGCACGGTGCTGTTCGAGTACACCGGCGTGGTGTTCTGGCTGATCGTGCTGACGGGCCTGCTGATGGCGTCGTGGCGCGCGTGGCCGTCCTCGTCGGAGGAGGAGACGGCACACGCCCGAGACCTGATGCGGCGGTACGGCGGGTCGTCCCTGTCGTACATGACGACCTGGCACGGCAACCAGTACTGGTTCACCCCCGACGGCGAGACGGTGATCGCCTACCGCGTGGTCGCCACCGTCGCCCTGGTCATCGGTGACCCGATCGGACCCGCGCCGGCCGCCGCCGTGCGCGGATTCGCGGAGTTCTGCCAGGAAAACGGCTGGACACCATGCCTCTACAGCATCACCGAGGACACGAAGGACGCGGCGGTGTCGCTCGGCTGGTCCGCGGTGCAGGTCGCCGAGGACACCGTGGTCGAACTCGGCACGCTGAACTTCACCGGCAAGAAGTGGCAGGACGTCCGCACGGCACTGAACAAGGCAGCCAAGGCCGGCATCACCGCCGAGTGGTGCACCTACGCCGACGCGCCCCACGCCATCACCGACCAGATCCGCGCCATCTCGGCGGAGTGGGTGGCGGACAAGGGGCTGCCCGAGATGGGCTTCACCCTCGGCGGGCTGCGAGAGCTCACCGGCGACGGCGTGCGGTGCCTGCTCGCCGTCGACGCCGACCGCACCGTGCACGGCATCACCAGCTGGCTGCCGGTGTACGCCGACGGCGAAGTCGTCGGGTACACCCTCGACTTCATGCGCCGCCGGGCCAGCGGTTTCCGCGGTTCGATGGAGTTCCTGATCGCCTCGGCGGCGCTGGAGCTGAAGACCGAGGGAATCCGGTTCCTCAGCCTGTCCGGTGCGCCCCTCGCCCGGCTGGACCGCGGCGAACGTCCTCGCGCACTGCAACGGGTGCTGGACTTCACGGGACAGGTGCTGGAGCCGGTGTACGGGTTCCGCTCACTGCTGGCGTTCAAGGCGAAGTTCCAGCCCGGCTACCGGCCGATGTACCTGGCCTACCCGGACCCGGCCGCACTGCCCCGGATCGCGAACGCGGTCGGCCGCGCCTACCTGCCCCAGGTCGACCTGAAGCAAGGCCTCCGCCTCGCCGCCAAGATGATCACCCGCTCGTGA
- a CDS encoding DUF2076 domain-containing protein yields the protein MENHDRELILGLANRLRQAQPVQKDPEAAQLIAQYVQAQPDALYLLVQAVLVQEDALRTAQARITELQAAPPAPAAAPAFGAPPAGYGTAAPAFGGPPAPAYAPPPAQAGGGGFMSRMFGQNRDQAAPANAPQGRSGGGFLKTAGAAAAGVAGGALLFQGLSGAFGGHEAAAGEQHSAAGHEDPGGWDDGEQW from the coding sequence ATGGAAAACCACGACCGCGAGCTGATCCTCGGCCTGGCCAACCGGCTGCGGCAGGCCCAGCCGGTGCAGAAGGACCCCGAGGCCGCGCAGCTGATCGCGCAGTACGTCCAGGCGCAGCCGGACGCGCTCTACCTGCTCGTCCAGGCCGTCCTCGTGCAGGAGGACGCCCTGCGCACCGCCCAGGCCCGGATCACCGAGCTGCAGGCGGCGCCACCGGCACCGGCCGCCGCTCCCGCCTTCGGGGCCCCGCCGGCCGGCTACGGGACTGCGGCTCCTGCCTTCGGGGGCCCGCCGGCACCCGCTTACGCGCCGCCGCCCGCGCAGGCCGGGGGCGGTGGGTTCATGTCCCGCATGTTCGGCCAGAACCGGGACCAGGCCGCACCGGCGAACGCGCCGCAGGGCCGGTCCGGCGGTGGCTTCCTCAAGACCGCCGGGGCCGCGGCAGCCGGTGTCGCCGGCGGCGCACTGCTGTTCCAAGGCCTGAGCGGAGCGTTCGGCGGCCACGAGGCCGCGGCCGGCGAGCAGCACAGTGCCGCAGGACACGAAGACCCGGGCGGCTGGGACGACGGCGAACAGTGGTGA